The Stieleria maiorica genome includes the window GCTGCCGAGCCGCCAAACGCCCGCTCCTTGCGTGACCAAATAATCAGCGCCGCTGTCCAGTTTGCCGAGCGATTCGTCGATCCCATCGGGCCAAGTCACTTGGACATTGCGGAGCGTTTCGGCGTCGCAGGTGCCGAACGCGACGCAGGCTTCGTTGACGCATTGGAATCCGTTTCCGGTCAAAAGTGACTGTTCAAGCGTCCCGGTGTCGGTCGTGAATCGGACCCGCGTGCCGATCGCATCGCGATGGGTGGATCTGGCCCGCAGGAAAAAACGTGTTTGTTTTCCGCTGGTCGCCGTTTGATTGATCAGCAACGCAACGGGATCAAACAGATGGGTGACGATCAAGTCACAGCGACCGTCTCGGTTGGCGTCCAAGGTTGCAACGGCGCGGGCAAGTTTGTGTTCACCAAAGTAACCGCCGCGTTGATCCGCCGCTGTCACCTGCCAGCGTCCGCGCGTGACCTGTTTCAGCAATTGTGCCCTTTGGCGAAACGCTCGACCTTGGGATCGAAAATCGTCGATGTCACCGTTGGCGATGAAGACTTCCAGCGAGCCGTCGTTGTCAACGTCGATCCACTGGGTGCCATAGGCGAGCATGGGTTGCGATGATTCGGCAAAACCTGCAACCTGGGACTCATCCGACCAGACTCCCGGGCTGTCCTGGCGATAGTAGGTATTGTGATCATCGACAAAATGTGTCAGCAAGAAATCGATGTCGCCGTCCCGGTCCGCATCGGCTGCGGCGATGCCCATGGAAGCCTGGGCGGCGGATCGGCGGTTGAACGCCAGACCTCTCACGCCGGCCTGTTCGGAAAGACCGAATGCGTTCGTGCCGTCCCGTTTCGCCCAAAAGTGATTGGCGGTCATGTCGTTGGCCACGTAGGTTTCCAAGCCGCGGCGGCCGTCCAGGTCACCGACCACCAATGCAAATCCCCGTCCCGGTTCGTGCGGTCCCAGCCAATCGGTTGCGTCGTGAAAGGTGCCATCACCGTTGCCGGCCCAGATTCGATCCGGTTCGGCATCGAAGGCGATGGGATTGCAGGACCGGGGCTGATCGACCGACGGATCGATGCATTCCAGGGTCAACGGCTGCTCGCCTCGGCAGTAACCGACTTCGTAAATGTCTGCCTGGCCATCACCGTTCAGGTCGGCGATCGCGACCGATGTCGTCCAGCCGCTTCCGCCCGGTTCTTTTCGACCCAGCCCGCATCTTTCGGTGACCTCCTGAAACGTCCCGTCGCCGTTGTTTCGGTACAACTGGTTCGGTCCAATGTTGGCGACATAGACGTCCGGCCATCCGTCGGCGTCGTAGTCTCCCACCGAGATGCCTTGAGCGAACCCGCGATCGATCAGCGACGCAGCGGCGGTGACATCGGAGAATTCGCCCGCAAGGTTTCGATGCAGGCGATTGGGCCGCGAGTCTTGGCGATCGGGCGTTCCGTCCATCACCGTCAGGTAAAGATCGGGCCAGCCGTCCAAATCAAAATCGATCACGCCTGCGCCGCCTGCGCCCGATTGATAAATCATCAGCCCCGCTTCCTGATCGTCGGGTTTGTCGATCGCACAAACGTGTTTCAGCGACCGCGTGGCGGCTTCGTCACGAAATGGAGCGGCCACACCGAAGCCGTCTCGGAGGCCAGGAACTGCCCGTTCCCGCGAAACGGCCGGTCCAACAAGCGAGCGTTCGGGATCAGCAGGTTCCGCTAACGACGGGGAAACATCGTCGGAAGATTGTCGCCAGGCAACCTCCGGATATGACGACAAGTCTATCTTGGTGGAAACCAACGAATCGGGCAGCTGCCATGGCGTGGATCCCTTCAGTTCCGCGCGAATCTTGCGCAGCGTTTGCTCCCAGCGAGGATCGGGGTGCTGTTGCATCGATGCCCCGGCCATCAACCAGCTCGTCGCCTCCCACAGTCGCCCCAGATCGTAGAGCGTGCGAGCGAGATCGACGACCGCGGTTTGCGAGTCATAATCCCAAGTGGCCAGCGTGGTGGTGTGGCTCCGCAGCATGGCAAGGTTTTCAGCGCGGTCGGCCGCAACCCGGGCCTGCTCGGTTCGTCCCAGTTTGGCCAGCGACGCCGATAGCCCCTGGAGCGATTCGGGATCATTCTCATCCAGTCGCACGGCCGCCCAATACGCGCGGGCAGCCTGCTCCGTCGCCTCCTGGCGGGACGCCCAGATTCCTGCCGCCAACCAGTACTGAGGATCGCCTTCGATCTGCGGCGGCAGCGATTGACTCCATTGCCGGACCGCTTCGGTTCTGTCGAGTTCGACCAACGCGCGGCCGTACAACGCCAGGGCGGGCACGAAATCGCGGTGCCTGGCGACGACCGCCGCGAGTGCTTGTTCGACCTCATTCCACTTGGACTGTGCGGCGTCGAGCTGGGCTAACGAAAACCTTGGCCGCAGGTCATCTGGATGACGGCGGAGTGCCGACTCGCAGGTCGGCGCAAACGTTTGCGGTCGATTCAGATCGGCCAAGATCAATAAGACGTTCTGGCTTCTATGCTTGTGTTGGACCAGCCATCGAAGGTGCTCGGCCGCTTGGTGTTGCAAGCCGACGCGGGCGAGCAGACTGGCCAGGTTTTGCCGGATCTCCAAGACGTCGGGGTAAACCTGGACGGCGTCGCGCAAGACCGCGATGGTTTCGAACGGACGCTGATCGCTGACCGTCGCGCCCGCCCATTTCAGCCACAACTGCTTGGATGGTACTTCCGCGGCTGCGACCGCGGCTTGATAAAACTTGGTCGCAGCGATGGGGTCGTCGGCTTGGACCGCGCCGTCGCCGGCCATTTCCAAGCCTTCGGGATCGTCGGGGTGGTCCTGCAGGTAGCGCGCGATCACCGCTCGCGCGGCATCGAAGTGTCCCGCCGCGATCTGCCCCCGCGCTTCGTCCAGGGTTGCCTCAGAAACCGCTGCGCCGGGATTCGGACCGTCGACCTCCGGGTCGGGTGTATCGCGATTGCATCCTGGCGAAAACGCCAGAACCAACAGCAAGCAGCACACCGACTGTCTGGCAGTCGTGATCGTGAAGCAACGCGTCATCGGTCACCCGCGCCGTGTCGATTACTGGTCGGTGTTGTCGCCGTCGGCCTTCTGCTTTCGCTTCGCAGCTGCCTCCTGAGCGGCTCCTTTGGCTCGCACGTGAAAACCGGCCTTGTTGAGTGCCTGGACGAGGGCCAGACCATCGAATTCGCCTTCGACGACCAGCGTCTTGCGTTTCGCTTTGGCGGTATCGGCCTGGACGCCTTCGACCGACGCGATCGCCGCTTTGATCGCTTTGTTGCAGCCCGCGCAGCAGTTGTGGATTCCGACCAGTTCCAGACGTTTGGTGGTGCCTTGCTTGACGCCACTGTTGTCTTTGATTTTCAATTTGGCGTGGTCGGTGTCGCCATGAAATCCGGCCCGAGCGATTGCACCGAGTGCCCGACGCGCGGTCTTTGCGTCTTCGGCGGTCAACACCGCCGTTCCACTCTTTTGATCGGCCTTGACCGACGCACCTTCCACTTTCTCTAACGCCCCTTCGA containing:
- a CDS encoding FG-GAP-like repeat-containing protein; this translates as MTRCFTITTARQSVCCLLLVLAFSPGCNRDTPDPEVDGPNPGAAVSEATLDEARGQIAAGHFDAARAVIARYLQDHPDDPEGLEMAGDGAVQADDPIAATKFYQAAVAAAEVPSKQLWLKWAGATVSDQRPFETIAVLRDAVQVYPDVLEIRQNLASLLARVGLQHQAAEHLRWLVQHKHRSQNVLLILADLNRPQTFAPTCESALRRHPDDLRPRFSLAQLDAAQSKWNEVEQALAAVVARHRDFVPALALYGRALVELDRTEAVRQWSQSLPPQIEGDPQYWLAAGIWASRQEATEQAARAYWAAVRLDENDPESLQGLSASLAKLGRTEQARVAADRAENLAMLRSHTTTLATWDYDSQTAVVDLARTLYDLGRLWEATSWLMAGASMQQHPDPRWEQTLRKIRAELKGSTPWQLPDSLVSTKIDLSSYPEVAWRQSSDDVSPSLAEPADPERSLVGPAVSRERAVPGLRDGFGVAAPFRDEAATRSLKHVCAIDKPDDQEAGLMIYQSGAGGAGVIDFDLDGWPDLYLTVMDGTPDRQDSRPNRLHRNLAGEFSDVTAAASLIDRGFAQGISVGDYDADGWPDVYVANIGPNQLYRNNGDGTFQEVTERCGLGRKEPGGSGWTTSVAIADLNGDGQADIYEVGYCRGEQPLTLECIDPSVDQPRSCNPIAFDAEPDRIWAGNGDGTFHDATDWLGPHEPGRGFALVVGDLDGRRGLETYVANDMTANHFWAKRDGTNAFGLSEQAGVRGLAFNRRSAAQASMGIAAADADRDGDIDFLLTHFVDDHNTYYRQDSPGVWSDESQVAGFAESSQPMLAYGTQWIDVDNDGSLEVFIANGDIDDFRSQGRAFRQRAQLLKQVTRGRWQVTAADQRGGYFGEHKLARAVATLDANRDGRCDLIVTHLFDPVALLINQTATSGKQTRFFLRARSTHRDAIGTRVRFTTDTGTLEQSLLTGNGFQCVNEACVAFGTCDAETLRNVQVTWPDGIDESLGKLDSGADYLVTQGAGVWRLGS
- a CDS encoding heavy-metal-associated domain-containing protein gives rise to the protein MIHRIVLAFVSAAAVLLVAPRADAEVSVTISKMHLCCGACVKGVEGALEKVEGASVKADQKSGTAVLTAEDAKTARRALGAIARAGFHGDTDHAKLKIKDNSGVKQGTTKRLELVGIHNCCAGCNKAIKAAIASVEGVQADTAKAKRKTLVVEGEFDGLALVQALNKAGFHVRAKGAAQEAAAKRKQKADGDNTDQ